GGATCAGCCATTCGTTAGGAATCCTTAAGAGTACATCAGGATTTCTGCCTGATTAGAGCCACCTTTTTCAAGCAGGAATGCTCTGATCTCGGCGATAAAGCTGAGTCCAGGGCAATATGATGTCTTCGGCTAGATTATTAAGTCAGGTTTAAGTCAGGTTGAAAAAGTAAGGAACTTGTAAGATTTGTCTGCTCACTGTTTCCCAAAAACTTTTCTCAAATATTGCTCAACTCGCTGTGAACGACCTGGCTTCAGCAGCAAAAATGCTAATTCCCATCAGGTGAGCATCAATCTCTGGGTTTTCAGCAACGATCGCCAGCCGTAATATCCCCTCATCCACGATCGCCGGATATCCGCCGTACCGCATCCATTGCCCGATCGCTAATTTGCCGATTCCTGTCGCAACCGTTTGATCTGCCAAACTCACTTCAAACGAATGCCAGTTTGGTTGATAATTTTCCATCATCCAGAGATAGACCTGATAGGCTCCATTTGGTAAGATCTGCTGAATTTCTAAACGATGCCGCCGATAAACAACACTGTTTAACATCTGGCGAACTTGAGGCTTAATGTAAGGGGTAGGCTGGACGCTTGTTACGGTAGAGGCTGCATCCGGAATCGTTAATCCTTGACTGAGTGCAGTGCTGTAGGCTTCCCAGGCATATCCCTCGATCGTCACCTCACCACCCCCTAGATTAATGCCTTTAACAAAGGTTCCAGGTGGACGAGCCACTAAGAGCGGATCAGAGCCAAACCAGTCTTGAAAGGAAGTTTTTAGCTTTGAGAGCATTTTTGCCGCTTGCGAACACTGCCAAAAATTCTAATCGTTCCTTCTCAAGATTCTTATGGGATTAGTACAGTGATCGGGATTTTTCTCATCCATCTGACGATAGGATCACATATTAAGTAAACCTTTACGAAATCTGAAGCTCTGGACAATTTACCCTAGACGTTTTAGGCAAATTAGACAAAAGCAGCCTGGATATCTCAAATCTTGTTTTGAAAAGCGATTGGTCTAAAAGTGCTTCATCAGAGCAGAGCCGAGTCTCTAAAGCTCATTCCCCTTGTCCAGGCTGTCATGAGTTTAGGAAAGCGTCCAAGCTCCTATTTGTACTTTTGAATGGTTTCTCGTTTCTCGTTCTGCATTTATAGAAGGATCTGAATTCATGGCTACTGTAACCCAAGTGCCGACGTTTTGTGAGGGAATCCAGTATTTTGGCGATCCGCTGCCTCACTTTGATAGCTACGGTGCAACTCCTGCAATTGCTGAAGGCAGCAAGTCGATCGCTGATCCTGCTGACCCGGCTGCCGTTTATCAGACTCTTCTCTATGCCGACGCACTGCGCTATCTGACGCTACAAGTGACTGCCAGCAAAGCATCTGGGCATCCCGGCGGGTTTGCTAGCCAAACTGAAGCTTATGCATCGCTCGTTATGCTGGGTCACAAAAACATCATGACGGAAGTGGGGCATCATGCTCCCGGTTTCTACAGTGCCATGTTCCTCGATCGATCTCTGGAAGACATGGGCATTGCCACCGTACAGCAGTTGCGCGATCGGTTCCGGGAACGGCATGGGTTAATTGGACACCTCTCTGGATTCATTCCGGGCATTTTGGCTCCGGCAGGTCCTTTGGGGCAGGGACAGCACTTTGCCATGTCAGCCGCACTCCTGCATCAAGATACGCTGTTTCCATTCACGATCGGGGATGGAGGGATGGGTGAACCCTATCCCATGAGCAGCATGGCGCACTTCCACACCGCTTATCCCAGCGTCACAAATTTCTTGCCGGTTCTGGTCTGGAATGGTTACTCGCAAGAGCATCACAGCATGGTGTCGCTGCAAACGAATGAGCAGATGATCAATTACTGGCGCGGTAACGGCTTTGAGGAAGTGGTGCTGGTGGACGCCAAAGATTTTGATGATCAGAACCAATCGGGAGCCTTTGTCGATGGCACTGCCTTTGGGTTTGAGCAGCGTCTCGCTTTTACAAAAGCAGTTTTAGCCGGGGTTGATCAGGCGGCGCGATCGGCATTAGGCGGTAAGCTCACCGTTTTTATCATTAAGCAGCTAAAAGGGGCTGGCGTTCATGCACGTGGGGCAAAGTCTCATAACCTCTATGCTCATCACACGCTCGATAATCCTGACATCATCGCGGGGTTGAAGGCGCGTGCGCTCTCTGCCGAAGCTTGGGAACTGGTACGCACAAATTGCGTGCGATCGGCAGGTGGTTCTGCGAGTAAGGTAGCGGTGACAGAATCTGTGTTGCCTTTGCCTGATCTGGGCGAACTGCCTTTGGAAGAATACGAAGTGGGCGGTGAAAAGAAGGTTGCAACAACGGCAATGGGTCAGCTAGTGGCAAAGGTCGGACAGCTTGATCCCCGCTATCTTGTCACGAATGCGGATGGCAACGAGGCTTCTGGAATTGCCAACATCAACCAGGCACTCAAAATTATTCACCCAACAGAAGACCCGCTCTATAATCAGCAGCCAAAGGGTCAGGTGTATGAGCCGCTCAGTGAAGATGCCTGCGCCGGACTCGCTGCCGGACTCGCACTCATGGGCAGCCGCACGCTCTGGTGTTCCTATGAATCGTTCGCCATCAACGGTTTACCAATCTGGCAGACCGTTACTCAGGCAATGGCAGAACTGCGTCGCCCCACGCCTTCCACAATTACCCTCTTTACCGCAGGCGCATTAGAGCAGGGACGAAACGGCTGGACTCATCAGCGCCCCGAGGTCGAGGCATATTTTGCTGCCATGATGCGAAACGGCAACGTCTTCCCGCTCTTTCCACCCGATGCCAATAGCATTCAGGTCTGCTATGACTGGGGCTTGACGACTCAAAATAAGGGCATTGTGATCACTGCCAGCAAATCACCGCTGCCGATCTACACGACGCTCGAGCAAACTCGTCAGGCGTTACAGGAAGGGGCGATCGTCCTGAAAGAATCTTCTGGCTCAAAAACGATCGTCTTTGCAGTTGTGGGCGATATGGTTCTGCTCCCGGTCTTTGAAGCTGCCGCACAGCTAGAGCAGCAGGGCTATGGCGTCAGAATTGTTTCTGTGGTCAGCCCCCGTCGTCTCTATCGAGCTTCAGATGTGGCATCGGATATTTGTTCAGAACCCGATAGTCAATTTCTTGATGATGCCCAATTCGATCGCTTCTTTGACGGCGATGTCTTGTTAGGCGTGGTGGGAGGAGCCAGCGGTATGCTTGAACCCGTCATGCTCCGCAGCAACAGCAAGCGCGATACCTTCTCCTGGAAACGCGGCGAAACCACTGCCAGCGCCAGTGAACTGATGGCACTCAACGGCATCTCGCCCACAAGCTTAGTGAATCGGGCGATCGAGTTGGCGAAGTAGTTCTAAATCAAGTAGTCAGCAGTCAACTAAGTTGTCCCCTACCAGAGCGATCAAGTAGGGGATTTTTGTTATTGTAAATAACGCAACGCGAGACGCTAAAACGGCTGCTTAGTTAATTTTCAACAAACAAAATGCTAGTAAGAGCAATTTAAGAGCGATTACAGATCAGCACTCATCTGATGCTGAAGCTGCTGCATCCGATCGCCCGTCAACCGCTCCATACAGCGATAATATGCCGTCGGATAAACCGATCCCCCTGCATGAGGCTGGCTCTCTAGCTCACACTGCGCCTGCCGATAATGTTTCCATTCTTCCTCGGCTTCCGCCAGTTGCCTTTGCGCTTCAGGATTGACCCGATCATGTAACTGCTGATAAACCTGCTGTAGCTGGCGATCCGTTGCCTCATATGACTGCTGCATACAGAAATTCATATCCTGCTGCGTTTGTGGGTTGCGGCAGTCTACGGGAGCGTTACGAGTTGTGGTTTGCTCTTGGCTCCCTGTGCTTCCAGTGTTTCTCAAAGTTGCCGAAATTTCAGGACTCATCTCAAACCTCATTCCAGGATTCACTCCCCACAATAAAGAAAGCTGCTCTCCCTGCCCTCCTTCGATCGCCTCATCTTTCAGCATGACTTCGGTATCACCCAACCCATCAGCCGATTCATTGAGTCCAACTGCATTCCTAACTGCATCCCTATTGCCTTCTCTCTGTGTCCTCCTGCTGCGTCCTCCTGCATCCCTGCACCAACTTGCTATCTTTAAGACAGTTGCCCTTGCTGAAACTCAACCCCATGACTCAATCCCGTATTTGCATTTTGGGCGGCGGCTTTGGTGGACTCTACACCGCCCTGCGACTCAGCCAATTGCCCTGGAGTCCGTCTGAAAAGCCCGAAATTGTTCTGGTCGATCAGCGCGATCGATTTTTGTTTGTGCCGCTGCTATATGAACTCTTGACTGGCGAACTGGAAACCTGGGAAATTGCTCCACCCTACACAGAACTCCTGGCAAATACAGGCATTCGCTTCTACCAGGCAGAAGTGTCAGGCATTGATATTGAGGCAAAACGAGTTCAGCTTCACAATGTGCCAGAACTGGCTTATGACTATTTAGTGCTGGCAATGGGCGGTGAAACGCCAATGGATCTCGTGTCGGGCGTTGCAGATCATGCGATTCCTTTCCGGACGCTGGCAGATGCCTATCGGCTGGAGGAAAACCTGCGATCGCTGGAATCGTCTGAGCGAGAGAAGATCCGAGTGGCGATCGTCGGTGGTGGCTATAGTGGCGTGGAACTTGCCTGTAAGCTGGCAGAGCGATTGGGCGATCGAGGACGGCTGCGCCTGATTGAGGCAACCGATCAAATCCTCAGAACCTCACCGGACTATAACCGCGAAGTAGCGACCAAAGCCTTAGATGATCGAGGCGTTTGGATTGATCTAGAAACGAAAGTTAACGCTCTGACTGCTGACACGATTTCCCTGGAATACAAAGGGAATGTTGATACGCTGCCCGTAGAATTAGTGCTCTGGACAGTCGGCACTCGCGTGAGTGAAGTCGTGGAACACTTGCCGCTAAAGCACAATGCACGAGGGCAGTTAGTGACAAACTCAACCTTACAAACGATCGATCGTCCAGAAATTTTTGCTTTGGGAGATTCGGCTGAATGTCGTGATGCCGATGGGCAACTGGTTCCGGGGACGGCTCAGGCTGCTTTTCAACAATCGGATAACGTCGGGTGGAATCTTTGGGCAACGATTACAGGTAGACCACTGCTGCCTTTCCGCTATCAGGCGATCGGAGAAATGATGACGCTGGGCAAAGATGATGCTACCCTGAGCGGCTTGGGGCTGAAGCTGAATGGTCCTATGGCTTATATTGCCAGACGCTTGGTTTATCTCTATCGCATGCCGACGCTAGACCATCAGATCAAAGTAGGGCTAAACTGGATTGCCCAACCGATTCGGCAACTGCTGACTTCATGATAGTGAATCGAGAACAGCGCCCTAAAGTGATTTTTCTGGATGCCGTTGGTACACTCTTTGGCGTCCAGGGTAGCGTCGGCGAAGTCTATAGCTCGATCGCCCATCAGTTTGGGGTAGAGGCTGATCCAGTTTTGCTGAATCAAGCTTTCTTCCAAAGCTTCAAAGCTGCCCCACGAATGGCGTTTCCGGGAGTTGATCCGGTGGAAATTCCGCAGAAAGAATATGGCTGGTGGGAGTCGATCGCTTATCAAACCTTTCAGCAAGCAGGCGTTCTTAATCAGTTCTCCAACTTTGCGGAGTTTTTCACGGTTCTCTATGCCTACTTCACCACGGCGGCTCCCTGGTTTGTTTACTCAGATGTGTTTCCAGCACTGAACTACTGGCGCAATCAGGGGATTGAATTAGGGGTTCTTTCTAACTTCGACTCCCGCCTCTATCCTGTCCTTTCTGCCCTGGGTCTAACAGATTACTTCACCTCCGTTACCATTTCCACCGAGGTTGGAGCCGCCAAACCAAACTCCCGAATTTTTACTGCTGCTCTCGCCAAGCATAACTGCCCTCCAGAATTCACCTGGCATATCGGTGACAGTCGCCGCGAAGACTATGAGGGTGCAAAAGCGATCGGCATGAAGGCAATTTGGCTGAGGCGATGATTGGGTAATGTATTCCAGATCATCATCCAACTGTCCCCCTTCTATGGCACTCTGGACTTATCTCTTTATTGCACTATCCAATCAGCATTCTTGTTTGGAAATGCCCGATCGATCTTTATAAAAAAACACTGAATTAACAGGGTATGCAAACGCTTCCTAATCCTGTCACCGCTTCTGCTTCCTCTATCTGCCTCTCCACAGATGGCACCATTCATCGCCGCAAGACTCGCCCTGTCCCTGTAGGCAGCATCACGATCGGCGGTAGTTATCCGGTTGCAGTCCAGTCCATGATCAATGAAGACACCCTTGATATTGAGGGGTCTGTGGCGGCAATTCGACGGCTGCATGAAATTGGCTGTGAAATTGTTCGCGTCACCGTACCAAGCATGGCACATGCCAAAGCCATGGAAGAAATTCGCAGGCGATTAATCGAGACCTATCAGCCTGTGCCGCTGGTGGCAGATGTCCATCACAACGGCTTGAAGATTGCGCTAGAAGCAGCGAATCATGTGGATAATGTCCGCATCAATCCAGGGCTGTATGTGTTTGAGAAACCTAAAACCGATCGCCAGGAATACACGCAGACAGAGTTTGACGAAATCGGTGCAAAAATCCGAGAAACGTTGGAACCGCTTGTGATTTCGCTGCGTGACCAGAATAAGTCAATGCGGATTGGCGTGAATCACGGCTCGCTGGCAGAGCGGATGCTGTTTACCTATGGCGACACGCCGGAAGGGATGGTAGAGTCGGCGCTGGAGTTCATTCGCATCTGTGAATCACTCAACTTCTACAACATTGAGCTTTCCCTTAAAGCCTCGAAAGCGCCTGTGATGATTGCGGCAAACCGTCTGATGGTACAGCGCATGGATGCACTTGGGATGGACTACCCGATTCATTTAGGAGTCACTGAGGCAGGTGACGGTGAATATGGACGGATCAAGTCTACTGCAGGCATTGGTACGCTGTTAGCCGAAGGAATTGGGGACACGATTCGCGTCTCGCTCACTGAAGCCCCAGAGAAAGAAATTCCTGTCTGCTACGGCATTCTCCAGGCGTTAGGCCTGCGCCGAACCATGGTGGAATATGTGGCTTGCCCCTCTTGTGGTCGGACGCTGTTTAACCTGGAGGAAGTGTTGCACAAAGTCCGGGAAGCAACGAATCACCTCACTGGGCTTAACATCGCGGTGATGGGCTGCATCGTCAATGGTCCTGGCGAGATGGCGGATGCAGACTATGGCTATGTCGGTAAGCAGGCAGGCTATATTGCCCTTTATCGTGGCAGAGAGGAAATTAAGCGCGTCCCTGAAGATCAGGGTGTTGCAGAGTTGATCAATCTCATCAAAGCAGATGGTCTCTGGGTGGAGCCTCAGGAATAAAGAACGAGGAATCAGATGCCACAGGTCATTCGCTTGGGTTAAACCAGGCAAACTTTGGTGATAAAAATTTAAAGATGAATGACTGCTTGCAGTTTTACAGAATTGTTACTGCGACCTGTCTTCGCCTATGTTAGATTGGGCGTACCTGCCCTAAAGTCTATCTCTTCGGTTCAATCAGCTATGGCAATCTCAAAGCGTGGACTTATTCTTGGTGCGACCGCAATGGCGGTAACTGCGGTGACAGTGACGGGTGCAGGTCTGCATCTTTCACAGGGTCAAGCCTTCTTTCAAGAGAGTCCTAAGGAACTGGTTGACGAAGTTTGGCAACTGATCGATCGCAACTATGTAGACGGCACGTTTAACCAGGTGGACTGGCGAGCAACGCGGCAGACCTACCTGAATCGATCGTATAGCAACCGTGAGGAGGCATATGTTGCGATTCGGGAAATGCTGAAGCAGTTGAATGATCCCTACACTCGCTTCATGGATCCACAAGAATTCCGCAACATGCAGATTGACACCTCTGGGGAATTGACGGGGGTGGGAATTCAGCTTTCGCAAGACGAAGAAACGAAAAACCTTGTGGTTGTCTCGCCGATCGAAGATACTCCTGCATTTAAAGCAGGCATTATGGCGCAAGACGTGCTGGTCAAGATCGACGATAAATCAGCCGAGGGGATGGAACTGAACGAAGCGGTGACCCTGATTCGTGGACCTGTTGGTTCAAACGTGAAGTTGGTTCTGCGTCGAGGCGATCGGGAGATGGAGTACACGCTAGAACGTGCCCGAATCGAAATTCATCCCGTTCGGTCTGAGGTGCGGGAAGAGCAAGGGCAGAAGGTGGGCTATATTCGCTTATCCCAGTTCAGTGCTAATGCGGCGGATGAAATGCGCTCGGCGATCGAAAACCTGGAGGCGAAGAACGTTCAGGGCTATGTGCTCGATCTGCGGATCAACCCAGGCGGTTTACTATATGCCAGCATCGATA
This sequence is a window from Trichocoleus sp.. Protein-coding genes within it:
- a CDS encoding phosphoketolase, coding for MATVTQVPTFCEGIQYFGDPLPHFDSYGATPAIAEGSKSIADPADPAAVYQTLLYADALRYLTLQVTASKASGHPGGFASQTEAYASLVMLGHKNIMTEVGHHAPGFYSAMFLDRSLEDMGIATVQQLRDRFRERHGLIGHLSGFIPGILAPAGPLGQGQHFAMSAALLHQDTLFPFTIGDGGMGEPYPMSSMAHFHTAYPSVTNFLPVLVWNGYSQEHHSMVSLQTNEQMINYWRGNGFEEVVLVDAKDFDDQNQSGAFVDGTAFGFEQRLAFTKAVLAGVDQAARSALGGKLTVFIIKQLKGAGVHARGAKSHNLYAHHTLDNPDIIAGLKARALSAEAWELVRTNCVRSAGGSASKVAVTESVLPLPDLGELPLEEYEVGGEKKVATTAMGQLVAKVGQLDPRYLVTNADGNEASGIANINQALKIIHPTEDPLYNQQPKGQVYEPLSEDACAGLAAGLALMGSRTLWCSYESFAINGLPIWQTVTQAMAELRRPTPSTITLFTAGALEQGRNGWTHQRPEVEAYFAAMMRNGNVFPLFPPDANSIQVCYDWGLTTQNKGIVITASKSPLPIYTTLEQTRQALQEGAIVLKESSGSKTIVFAVVGDMVLLPVFEAAAQLEQQGYGVRIVSVVSPRRLYRASDVASDICSEPDSQFLDDAQFDRFFDGDVLLGVVGGASGMLEPVMLRSNSKRDTFSWKRGETTASASELMALNGISPTSLVNRAIELAK
- a CDS encoding lysozyme inhibitor LprI family protein, with product MGDTEVMLKDEAIEGGQGEQLSLLWGVNPGMRFEMSPEISATLRNTGSTGSQEQTTTRNAPVDCRNPQTQQDMNFCMQQSYEATDRQLQQVYQQLHDRVNPEAQRQLAEAEEEWKHYRQAQCELESQPHAGGSVYPTAYYRCMERLTGDRMQQLQHQMSADL
- a CDS encoding NAD(P)/FAD-dependent oxidoreductase is translated as MTQSRICILGGGFGGLYTALRLSQLPWSPSEKPEIVLVDQRDRFLFVPLLYELLTGELETWEIAPPYTELLANTGIRFYQAEVSGIDIEAKRVQLHNVPELAYDYLVLAMGGETPMDLVSGVADHAIPFRTLADAYRLEENLRSLESSEREKIRVAIVGGGYSGVELACKLAERLGDRGRLRLIEATDQILRTSPDYNREVATKALDDRGVWIDLETKVNALTADTISLEYKGNVDTLPVELVLWTVGTRVSEVVEHLPLKHNARGQLVTNSTLQTIDRPEIFALGDSAECRDADGQLVPGTAQAAFQQSDNVGWNLWATITGRPLLPFRYQAIGEMMTLGKDDATLSGLGLKLNGPMAYIARRLVYLYRMPTLDHQIKVGLNWIAQPIRQLLTS
- a CDS encoding HAD family hydrolase, whose product is MIVNREQRPKVIFLDAVGTLFGVQGSVGEVYSSIAHQFGVEADPVLLNQAFFQSFKAAPRMAFPGVDPVEIPQKEYGWWESIAYQTFQQAGVLNQFSNFAEFFTVLYAYFTTAAPWFVYSDVFPALNYWRNQGIELGVLSNFDSRLYPVLSALGLTDYFTSVTISTEVGAAKPNSRIFTAALAKHNCPPEFTWHIGDSRREDYEGAKAIGMKAIWLRR
- the ispG gene encoding (E)-4-hydroxy-3-methylbut-2-enyl-diphosphate synthase; translated protein: MQTLPNPVTASASSICLSTDGTIHRRKTRPVPVGSITIGGSYPVAVQSMINEDTLDIEGSVAAIRRLHEIGCEIVRVTVPSMAHAKAMEEIRRRLIETYQPVPLVADVHHNGLKIALEAANHVDNVRINPGLYVFEKPKTDRQEYTQTEFDEIGAKIRETLEPLVISLRDQNKSMRIGVNHGSLAERMLFTYGDTPEGMVESALEFIRICESLNFYNIELSLKASKAPVMIAANRLMVQRMDALGMDYPIHLGVTEAGDGEYGRIKSTAGIGTLLAEGIGDTIRVSLTEAPEKEIPVCYGILQALGLRRTMVEYVACPSCGRTLFNLEEVLHKVREATNHLTGLNIAVMGCIVNGPGEMADADYGYVGKQAGYIALYRGREEIKRVPEDQGVAELINLIKADGLWVEPQE
- the ctpC gene encoding carboxyl-terminal processing protease CtpC is translated as MAISKRGLILGATAMAVTAVTVTGAGLHLSQGQAFFQESPKELVDEVWQLIDRNYVDGTFNQVDWRATRQTYLNRSYSNREEAYVAIREMLKQLNDPYTRFMDPQEFRNMQIDTSGELTGVGIQLSQDEETKNLVVVSPIEDTPAFKAGIMAQDVLVKIDDKSAEGMELNEAVTLIRGPVGSNVKLVLRRGDREMEYTLERARIEIHPVRSEVREEQGQKVGYIRLSQFSANAADEMRSAIENLEAKNVQGYVLDLRINPGGLLYASIDIARMWLPDGVIVSTVDRQGVSEQEQANGTAITNKPLVVLVDGGSASASEILSGALQDNHRAVLVGSKTFGKGLVQSVRGLGDGSGLAVTVAKYLTPSGRDINHAGIQPDIVVELSDEQRQSLFGADNKIGTPDDLQYSKALDTLNQKIAEGQQGTRAEAKPE